The sequence ATTTAAGTAAAATCTTTGTTTGAATATTCCAGCATTTCTAATTTgtcaaaatactttatttttgcagcagaATACCCTGAAGTTAGGAGATTTTGGATCTTGTAGGAGTATCTATTCTAAGCAGCCACATACGGAATATATCTCCACACGCTGGTATCGAGCACCTGAATGCTTACTTACAAATGGCTACTATAGTTACAAAATTGATATGTGGAGTGCTGGCTGTGTTTTCTATGAAATCACAAGGTACAGTGGAGGATTTTGGttattattaataaagaaaatcaaaggTAAATAACTCAAATAAGTAGCACATGGTATGGGTAATATGATCTCTGTTTCCATGGTTTTGTGGAAGCTTCTTCTGTGATTAGTCTGCAGGGGTCATGAGGCAGTAATCCTGTTTTGTCTGTCACTCTCTTCACCCTATGGCAGGTTAGTAATAAAGCAGTGGGATGTTCAAGAGAACATAGTAccaacaaaaaattatttacaaggaaaataacatttttgaacagttggttgttttgttgtttggttggggttttttcccccattggCTTCATATTCGATTTGGTAAAAATGTACTTTCTCTGCTTTATCTCTGAATAGAGTATGGCTCATTTCCTCTCATAAGCATCGCTAACTATCCTCAATCTTGTTAATGCACTTGATGGTaaaatttttccctcttttttaaCTTATTATTCTGCAAAACCAGAGGAGATTAGAGAAGACACTCCCTCTGATTTACTACTTTGATTTACAATATAGTGTGTTTAAGACCCTTGTGCCGGGACCTTATGTCCTGGAATATTTTGAAGTTGGATTCTGATGAAGGAAGAGTTCAGGAAAACCTGGATTAAAGTCCTTTAAGCTTTTCAATGACACTGAAActataactaaaaaaaattgtcactggtcttcaagaaaaaaggaaaaataaccaCCATGAGTGTATCTCCAGTATCTTTGTGCCCTAGCAACGGCAGCAGTTCTTCTTTATTCTCCTCCCACACTGCTGTCTCTGATATGCAACCAGGAGTgataacattttctttgctactttcctcctcctcctccacatgGCAAGTACAGCTGCTGCCATCACCATCACATTAAATGACAACCCTTATGCTTTGCCTGCTAACTTGTAGAAACAGTTCTACTTCAGTCAGAAAACTGTTAACAGAAAAATCCCAAATGTGGCAGTTCTCTTGCAAAGTAATTTGGaccaaaagctttaaaaatgctgtggttttccatttcagtttgaCTCAGGTGGGCTTTGAAGTTTGGCAAGAAAATTACATGCTGCAAACTTAAGTTTTCTTAAGGCAAAAAACCTTAAAGATATTTCCTCGTAATTTTAGCTTAATGTAACGAATTTCATTCTTTGCAACCACTGCACATTTTCAGAGACCTGATAGATGTGTTCAGCGAGAAATGAAGGATGTTTATTGgaaattacagaattaaaaaaagatacaggcTTGCCAAGCTAAAGGAAGTTATGGAcaggggtttttctttttaagtaagTGCATCTTGCAGGTTTTGCTGTTGAGCATTTGCGTAAGCCTTTATGTTTACATCACACTGTCTAAGAATTTTTAGTCTTTTACTCAGCCATGCTTACCTTTCAAATCTTGGTCTCCCTCCTTCTGTTCCTTTTAAGCATGGTTCCTggattacatttttttgtgGATTGCACTGTTGTTCTTCACTATGTTACAGTTTTACATTTAGAGGCAGCACAGTTTTGCAGTTCACACAAAAGCTACTCCCAACTGCTTGTCTTGATAAAGCTGCACAACATGAATCagatctcttttctttccttcctctacTCAAAGCTTTATGAAGACGTTCAGAGAAGTGTGCAGCCAGCTGTTTGATTGAATCTGCATTCAGTTAAAAGAAGTTTCCCCCATCAACAAAGAGGGCTGAGTATTTTGCTTTCAAGAATCATGGGGTGCTACTGAAGTGTTTCTTACATTATAAGCCCAAGGAAATGTTCTGTTAATATCGAAAAAAGCAACATGTGCAAGAAACAAATGTTAGTGGACCTAACTTGTTAAGTTAGGTTGCTCTATTATGATAACGTTTTCAAGGACTCTATCCTTACATTAACTGAGGATCAAGCTCAGGAACACAGTTCAAATTACCATCTTTCCAGTATTGCTGCTTGCAGAGAACCTGTGTGTTAGGAATGGAATGTTTCTTATATATTTCTATGTGCATACACAGCAAGAGGAACTGCTTGACTCTGCTGTCTTAAAACGAGGAAAACACATTGTCTTCTGGGATCTGCCACTTTACTAGACGAAAACAATCCCATATCCATTGCCTTTCACCAGGAGGGATGTTGTCTTTATATATTTTACCCCAAACCTGTGAGGAGAGGGCAACTacaggtttctttttaataaccCAAACTACCCTTTCCATCCAAACATGCAATTCTATTGGTTTGCTGCTCACATGCTATCCTTCAGTTGTTGGTTGGTATTAAACTGTCCACAAATGAATAATTCTAAAATGTATCTTCcttgtaaatgaaaattttttaagTGGCAGCTATGCCACTTAAACTAGTTTAATTGTGTCTTCTCTAGTGCTAATACCATCTCTTACCTTGCAGTTTTCagcctctcttccctggatCTAATGAGCTGGACCAAATTTCAAAAATCCATGACATTATAGGCACTCCTGCTAACAAAACTCTCAAGAAGTTCAAGCAGTAAGTATGCACTCCCATAGTCATTAATCTCACTGTTTAAATATCCACAATGTAACTGTAAAACCATGTGCAATTTCTGCTTAGGGAACCACCACAAAAATCTAATTCTGTTGCAATGGCTGCTGACCAAAGAGCAGTGTCTTCTATCCCTACCCAGAGATAGATAGTCACACATTCGTGATCCTTGTAGGCAGAGCAGTGGAAATCTGAGCCTATATCAATATTATTTGGCCTTTTATTTCCACAGTATCTTTAAGGCCAATGACATAACTTGTtaggaaagaaaactttctttttttcccaagtattACTTACTTGTCCCTAAAAAAATGATTACCTAAATCAGATgaggataatttttttcagtaaatggtAATTCTTTCTTAATATGCATGAGTAACTGTTTGTTCTCAAATTGCTTAACACAGGTCAAGAATTGCGACTTTTGATTTCccttttaaaagaggaaaaggaatacCTCCTCTTGTGCACAATTTGTCTCCCAAAGGCTTCTCTCTCCTGTATGCAATGATAAAATATGATCCTGATGAGAGAATTGCTGCCCATCAAGCATTACAGCACCCTTATTTTCAAGAACTCTGGCAAGTGACTTCAAATCACTTCAATCTTGAagactaaaattaaaaagtggGGGGAGCACTGTGTGCTT comes from Haliaeetus albicilla chromosome 5, bHalAlb1.1, whole genome shotgun sequence and encodes:
- the MOK gene encoding MAPK/MAK/MRK overlapping kinase isoform X3, with translation MEQVNNLREIQALRRLSPHPNILVLHEVVFDKKAGSLSLICELMDMNIYELIKGRRKPLPEKKIKNYMYQLCKSLDYIHRNGIFHRDVKPENILIKQNTLKLGDFGSCRSIYSKQPHTEYISTRWYRAPECLLTNGYYSYKIDMWSAGCVFYEITSFQPLFPGSNELDQISKIHDIIGTPANKTLKKFKQSRIATFDFPFKRGKGIPPLVHNLSPKGFSLLYAMIKYDPDERIAAHQALQHPYFQELWQVTSNHFNLED
- the MOK gene encoding MAPK/MAK/MRK overlapping kinase isoform X4, translated to MNKYQPVGKIGEGTFSDVLKTLSLRDGKYYACKHMKQHFESMEQVNNLREIQALRRLSPHPNILVLHEVVFDKKAGSLSLICELMDMNIYELIKGRRKPLPEKKIKNYMYQLCKSLDYIHRNGIFHRDVKPENILIKQNTLKLGDFGSCRSIYSKQPHTEYISTRWYRAPECLLTNGYYSYKIDMWSAGCVFYEITSFQPLFPGSNELDQISKIHDIIGTPANKTLKKFKQSRIATFDFPFKRGKGIPPLVHNLSPKGFSLLYAMIKYDPDERIAAHQALQHPYFQELWQVTSNHFNLED